The window CCTGATGGAGGGGCACTGGTCACGTGTGAGGGGCAGCTTCTCTCAGCAAACTCGGCgtacttactattaatacGTCAGTACTAGGAACTTGGATCTGTTGCAGCCGAGCCAGGTACGGATCTTACAACGGATGATCCGTAGGAGGAGAAAAATTACATCTTAAGACATGGAGCAAAGTTTTGCTTCATTGGATCTGTGCCATGCCGCACGAGCATATCATAGTGCTCCGTGACCGTGACGTGGGCAAAGAGGATCCGTTGCCTATCCGTATTGGGGTTGGACGAGTGTTGGGCTCTCCAAACTCGGTATCAGTCGCAGTGTTTGAAGTCTGGAATGGATCAAATGAATATTTGCAGTGCCAATTGGCATGAAAACTCGTAGTAAAATAGTATGCATAAGCTGTGGTGCGAGTGATTATTCGCCGCTTGCATATATCATTCGAGATGCCGTGACTCGTACTACTGGTGCAAAGAACCCCAAAATCATCCATCTCCAATGATCGGATTCCGGACCCTCCGCGCCCCTTCACCATCCATCCAACAACGCGTCACAACGTCGGCCGTCTTTCTCGCACAGCCATGTCAGACGACCCTCTGGGAGACGTTTTCAACATTGAGGATAAATTCTATCAAGAAGGCTACAAGCAAGGGCTTGAGGACGGCATCAAGGCCGGCCGAGTCGAAGGCCGTTCCTTTGGCCTGCAAAAGGGCTTCGAAAAGTTCCTCGAGAGCGGCCGTCTAGCCGGCAAGGCGGTCGTTTGGGCCAACAGGATACCGTCATCGACTGCGAACCAACCTGGTCCCAccagcggcgagggcaagtcgGCGGAGTCGAAAGGCGTGTGCACACTACCGCCGCTGGCGAGCAATGCACGACTCGACAAGAACATCAAGATGGTGTATGCGCTCGTCGAACCAGATACGTTGTCTACAGAGAATACGGATGAGGCGGTCCAAGATTTCGACGACCGCCTGAAGCGGGCGCAGGGAAAGGCCAAGGTTGTCGAGCGGATGCTCGGCTGAGAGGAGAACATCAGACTTCTACGGCGCAGGGTCGCCCAAGGGTCGCCTCACAGCGTTCACCATTGAGTTTCAAGAACGAGTTGGTAGACGGAGTTTTGAATGCCACAGGCGAACGCATTGGCAATCGTTCAAACATAGGGAACCAATCTAGACATTCCAAGCCAGTTCATCttatgtacagtatgccACAACTCGCCCGCTATTCTCTCTATCGGAAGGACCTGCAGGGATATCTGTGAATCTGTCAGCAAACTCTGGTGATCCTTTTTCTTCTCCTCGTACTTTTCTCATCCACACACACTCGCTCTCTCCTCTCTTCAGGGGTCGTCTCGGCTCACTCACCCTTCGGGGAACGCGTTctcctcgaccagctcgtacttgtgcacatCCCACGATCCGCTGGCCAGGCTCTGCCCGCTCGGTAGTGGCGGCAGCCCGTCCACAAATACACCCTGAGCGGCGGATTTGGGCGTCTTCTCGAGGCACTTGGCCAAGCCAGTCTCGGCCTTCTGCTTGGCGGTCACAAGCTGCTtctcgccagcctcgccgatCAGCTCCATCTTGGGCTGGGCCGCGCTGCCGACCGTGAGGAGCTGTGCAAACTCGGTTTGGCCAACGACGCTTCGCCTCGGGTACGCACGACGGTTGTCGCGCTTCCAGTACGGGTTGTCGGCGATGTCGCCAGCGGGGAGCGTGACGGGGTCGTCGTAAGCAAGGGGGTCGTTGGAGCCCGGCGGCGGGTTGCGATACCACGGGTTGAGCGGGACACCGTTGGAGCGGTTCGCATCGATAGCGAAGAC of the Drechmeria coniospora strain ARSEF 6962 chromosome 01, whole genome shotgun sequence genome contains:
- a CDS encoding NADH-ubiquinone oxidoreductase; translation: MSSKAVAKAVGGLMPLSKKQTLQSTGIWEVFRKVFAIDANRSNGVPLNPWYRNPPPGSNDPLAYDDPVTLPAGDIADNPYWKRDNRRAYPRRSVVGQTEFAQLLTVGSAAQPKMELIGEAGEKQLVTAKQKAETGLAKCLEKTPKSAAQGVFVDGLPPLPSGQSLASGSWDVHKYELVEENAFPEG
- a CDS encoding DUF1715 domain-containing protein, which encodes MSDDPLGDVFNIEDKFYQEGYKQGLEDGIKAGRVEGRSFGLQKGFEKFLESGRLAGKAVVWANRIPSSTANQPGPTSGEGKSAESKGVCTLPPLASNARLDKNIKMVYALVEPDTLSTENTDEAVQDFDDRLKRAQGKAKVVERMLG